In Thauera aromatica K172, one DNA window encodes the following:
- a CDS encoding SDR family oxidoreductase, with protein MIKAIVSGHSRGLGAALADEFLARGIAVLGLARHANPALAARHPGLLQEAVLDLADPAALAAWLEGPALRDWLADAGTALLVNNAGTLQPMGPPALQDPAAVARAVALNVAAPLMLSAALCAAAPAPCIRRVLHVSSGAARKPYPGWSVYCATKAALDHHARAVAADDVAGLRICSLAPGVLDTGMQAEIRATPLARFPLRDRFAEMQRSGGLVAPAEAAMHLVDYLLDDGFGAEPVADLRELTG; from the coding sequence ATGATCAAGGCCATCGTCAGCGGTCATAGCCGTGGCCTGGGCGCCGCTCTCGCCGACGAATTCCTTGCGCGCGGGATCGCGGTGCTGGGGCTCGCGCGCCATGCCAACCCGGCACTCGCGGCGCGCCATCCCGGCCTGCTGCAGGAGGCGGTGCTCGATCTCGCCGATCCTGCTGCGCTGGCCGCGTGGCTGGAAGGCCCTGCGCTGCGCGACTGGCTGGCCGACGCCGGCACCGCGCTGCTGGTGAACAACGCCGGCACGCTGCAGCCGATGGGCCCGCCCGCGCTGCAGGACCCTGCTGCGGTGGCGCGTGCAGTGGCGCTCAACGTCGCCGCGCCGCTGATGCTGAGCGCCGCCCTCTGCGCTGCGGCGCCAGCGCCCTGCATCCGCCGCGTGCTGCACGTCTCCAGCGGCGCCGCACGCAAGCCCTATCCGGGCTGGAGCGTGTATTGCGCGACCAAGGCTGCGCTCGACCACCACGCGCGCGCGGTGGCGGCCGACGACGTGGCGGGGCTGCGCATCTGCAGCCTGGCGCCGGGCGTGCTCGACACCGGCATGCAGGCCGAAATCCGTGCCACGCCGCTGGCGCGCTTTCCGCTGCGCGACCGCTTCGCCGAAATGCAGCGCAGCGGCGGCCTGGTGGCACCGGCGGAAGCCGCGATGCACCTCGTCGATTACCTGCTCGACGACGGCTTCGGCGCCGAGCCGGTGGCCGACCTGCGCGAACTCACCGGCTGA
- a CDS encoding thymidine phosphorylase family protein → MNADLPSPPGEGETAFPLTLRRVAVDTYRENVAYLHRDCAIYRAEGFQALAKVEVRANGRRILATLNVVDDPAIVGCGEIGLSIDAFAQMGVADGHPAMIAQAEPPSSIPALHRKIAGERLGREDFRAIVRDIAEHRYSKIELTAFVVASNQGELDREEVLFLTEAMAAVGHRLDWRERPVVDKHCIGGIPGNRTSMLVVPIVAAHGMLCPKTSSRAITSPAGTADTMEVLANVELPMEVLSDIVRVHRGCLAWGGTAHLSPADDVLISVERPLSIDSPGQMVASILSKKVAAGSTHLLLDIPVGPSAKVRSMPEAQRLRKLFEFVAGRMNLAIDVVITDGRQPVGNGIGPVLEARDVMRVLENDPRAPNDLRQKALRLAGRMLEFDPDVRGGDGFAIARDILDSGRALAKMDAIIRAQGAKPFDHNAPRLARLSFELLAEADGMVIGIDNHQLARIARLAGAPKVQGAGVDLLKKLGEPVHRGEALYRVHADYPADLEFARQAAQRASGYSLGEADEMPLLFVEF, encoded by the coding sequence ATGAACGCCGATCTTCCTTCCCCGCCCGGCGAGGGCGAAACCGCCTTTCCGCTCACCCTGCGCCGGGTGGCGGTCGACACTTACCGCGAGAACGTCGCCTACCTCCATCGCGACTGCGCGATCTACCGCGCCGAAGGCTTCCAGGCCCTGGCCAAGGTCGAAGTGCGCGCCAACGGCCGGCGCATCCTCGCCACCCTCAACGTCGTCGATGACCCAGCGATCGTCGGCTGCGGCGAAATCGGCCTGTCGATCGACGCCTTCGCCCAGATGGGCGTCGCCGACGGCCACCCGGCGATGATCGCGCAGGCCGAGCCGCCGTCGTCGATTCCTGCGCTGCACCGCAAGATCGCCGGCGAGCGCCTCGGCCGCGAGGACTTCCGCGCGATCGTGCGCGACATCGCCGAGCACCGCTATTCCAAGATCGAGCTGACCGCCTTCGTCGTCGCCAGCAACCAGGGCGAGCTCGACCGCGAGGAAGTGCTGTTCCTCACCGAGGCGATGGCCGCGGTCGGCCACCGCCTCGACTGGCGCGAGCGCCCGGTGGTGGACAAGCACTGCATCGGCGGCATTCCCGGCAACCGCACCTCGATGCTGGTGGTGCCGATCGTCGCTGCCCACGGCATGCTGTGCCCGAAGACTTCGTCGCGTGCGATCACTTCGCCCGCGGGCACCGCCGACACCATGGAAGTGCTGGCCAACGTCGAATTGCCGATGGAGGTCTTGTCCGACATCGTCCGCGTCCACCGCGGCTGTCTGGCGTGGGGCGGCACCGCTCACCTGTCGCCGGCCGACGACGTGCTGATCTCGGTCGAGCGTCCGCTGTCGATCGATTCGCCGGGGCAGATGGTCGCCTCCATCCTGTCGAAGAAAGTCGCCGCCGGCTCCACCCACCTGCTCCTCGACATCCCGGTCGGACCCAGCGCCAAGGTGCGCTCGATGCCCGAGGCGCAGCGCCTGCGCAAGCTGTTCGAGTTCGTCGCCGGGCGCATGAACCTGGCGATCGACGTCGTCATCACCGACGGCCGCCAGCCGGTGGGCAACGGCATCGGCCCGGTGCTGGAAGCGCGCGACGTGATGCGCGTGCTCGAGAACGATCCGCGCGCGCCCAACGACCTGCGCCAGAAGGCCTTGCGCCTGGCCGGGCGGATGCTCGAGTTCGACCCCGACGTGCGCGGCGGCGACGGCTTTGCGATCGCCCGCGACATCCTCGACTCGGGGCGCGCGCTGGCGAAGATGGACGCCATCATCCGCGCCCAGGGGGCGAAGCCCTTCGACCACAATGCGCCACGGCTGGCGCGCCTGAGCTTCGAACTCCTGGCCGAGGCCGACGGCATGGTGATCGGCATCGACAACCACCAGCTCGCGCGCATCGCCCGCCTCGCCGGTGCGCCCAAGGTCCAGGGCGCGGGAGTGGATCTGCTGAAAAAGCTCGGCGAGCCGGTGCACCGCGGCGAGGCCCTGTACCGCGTTCATGCCGATTATCCGGCCGACCTCGAGTTCGCCCGCCAGGCGGCGCAGCGCGCGTCCGGCTACAGCCTGGGCGAAGCGGACGAAATGCCGCTGCTGTTCGTGGAATTCTGA
- a CDS encoding ribose-phosphate diphosphokinase, with translation MTTAETMLLYFDDEAGPALRLAAQAGLAAAAIERHRFPDDELRLRLPPLLPPQVVVYRGLHRPNDKLVELLLAARTATTLGARRLGLVAPYLAYMRQDAAFHDGEAVSQRIVGDFLAGLFAAVITIDPHLHRIASLAEAVPVHHAVALCGAPLLADLAVARRARPVLVGPDAESRQWVEAAAVRHGLEAVVCAKTRRGDREVDIALPPQAAVAGRAVVLVDDVASSGVTLARAAERLRAAGAASVDVAVTHALFADGALERIHAAGVGEVWSTDCIAHPSNAVSVAPLLAAALRAIDLG, from the coding sequence ATGACGACTGCCGAGACCATGCTGCTGTATTTCGACGACGAGGCCGGTCCCGCGCTGCGCCTGGCCGCGCAGGCCGGGCTGGCGGCGGCGGCGATCGAGCGCCACCGCTTTCCCGACGACGAACTGCGCCTGCGCCTGCCGCCGCTGCTGCCGCCGCAGGTGGTGGTGTACCGCGGCCTGCACCGCCCCAACGACAAGCTGGTCGAGCTGCTGCTGGCGGCGCGCACGGCGACGACCCTGGGGGCCCGCCGCCTGGGCCTGGTCGCGCCCTATCTCGCCTACATGCGCCAGGATGCGGCCTTCCACGACGGCGAGGCGGTGAGCCAGCGCATCGTCGGCGACTTTCTCGCCGGGCTGTTCGCGGCGGTCATCACCATCGACCCCCACCTGCACCGCATCGCCAGCCTCGCCGAGGCGGTGCCGGTGCACCATGCCGTCGCCCTGTGCGGAGCGCCGCTGCTTGCCGATCTCGCCGTCGCCCGGCGCGCCCGGCCAGTGCTGGTGGGGCCGGACGCCGAGTCCCGCCAGTGGGTGGAGGCGGCAGCAGTGCGCCACGGCCTGGAGGCGGTGGTGTGCGCGAAGACGCGGCGCGGCGACCGCGAGGTCGACATCGCGCTGCCGCCGCAGGCGGCTGTGGCCGGGCGCGCGGTGGTGCTGGTCGACGACGTCGCCAGCTCCGGCGTCACCCTGGCGCGCGCCGCCGAGCGGCTGCGCGCGGCCGGTGCCGCCTCGGTCGATGTCGCGGTCACCCATGCGCTGTTCGCCGACGGGGCGCTCGAACGGATCCATGCCGCTGGCGTCGGCGAAGTCTGGAGCACGGACTGCATCGCGCATCCGAGCAATGCGGTGAGCGTCGCGCCGCTGCTCGCCGCCGCGCTGCGCGCGATCGACCTGGGCTGA
- a CDS encoding adenylate/guanylate cyclase domain-containing protein, translating into MEQSTRTVVFADLTGSTGLFESAGNVVATQIVTRCTHVLSRHLSAAGGYIVKFLGDGVLVLFDDPVAAVQASARLQEVLQELASVELRCAPLGVKTGIDRGAVVEYDGDCYGDPVNVAARLCDRAQAGEVLIGEAVFGGLSEGLRLACHSLDRITLKGKAEPLRVWRVDFARTAETTLASLLDYHELLGGARPLQRVDLGCLDQHIELYPGDGPLIIGRGEGAGFAVDDPRVSRRHARIEWAGEQCVLTDFSSNGSWVRFAGAAAPVQLRRERCTLHGEGEIVLGTAPDDFTAPTLGFRVIDEG; encoded by the coding sequence GTGGAGCAATCGACGAGGACCGTGGTATTCGCCGACCTGACAGGAAGCACCGGCCTGTTCGAGTCGGCCGGCAACGTGGTGGCGACGCAGATCGTCACCCGGTGCACGCACGTGCTGAGCCGCCACCTGTCTGCCGCCGGGGGCTACATCGTGAAGTTCCTCGGCGACGGCGTGCTGGTGCTGTTCGACGATCCGGTCGCCGCGGTGCAGGCCAGCGCGCGCCTGCAGGAAGTGCTGCAGGAGCTGGCCAGCGTCGAGCTGCGTTGCGCTCCGCTGGGAGTCAAGACCGGTATCGACCGCGGCGCCGTGGTCGAATACGACGGCGACTGTTACGGCGACCCGGTCAATGTCGCCGCGCGCCTGTGCGACCGCGCCCAGGCCGGTGAAGTGCTGATCGGCGAAGCGGTGTTCGGCGGCTTGTCCGAGGGCTTGCGCCTGGCCTGCCACAGCCTCGACCGCATCACCCTCAAGGGCAAGGCCGAGCCGCTGCGGGTGTGGCGGGTGGACTTCGCGCGCACCGCCGAAACCACCCTGGCGAGCCTGCTCGACTACCACGAACTGCTCGGCGGCGCGCGCCCGCTGCAGCGCGTCGACCTCGGCTGCCTCGACCAGCATATCGAGCTCTACCCCGGCGACGGCCCGCTGATCATCGGCCGCGGCGAAGGCGCGGGCTTCGCGGTGGACGATCCGCGCGTGTCGCGGCGCCATGCCCGCATCGAATGGGCCGGCGAGCAGTGCGTGCTCACCGATTTCAGCAGCAACGGCAGCTGGGTGCGCTTCGCCGGCGCCGCGGCGCCGGTGCAGCTGCGCCGCGAACGCTGCACGCTGCACGGCGAGGGCGAAATCGTCCTCGGCACGGCGCCGGACGACTTCACCGCGCCGACGCTCGGGTTCCGCGTCATCGATGAAGGCTGA
- a CDS encoding efflux RND transporter periplasmic adaptor subunit, with translation MKVLTVLLALWPLLVSAQGWNSRPLSTIALHPEFRAPAAVHPREEASLAAEVAARVVALPVRAGETAGRGAELARLDDAAYRIERERGRAQLVLVERRIGLARAQLEQARALAARGFISADGLRIRETELGVLQSERAAAAAALAGAELALARCVIRAPFDGVVRARLAAVGDLAAPGTPLLRFTASADAEVRAQVPAARIDSLLAASGWTFDAGGGSHALRLLRVSPLLEAAGQVREAVFAAAAALPPGLAGELRWRSARPHLPPAYVQQRDGVLGAWVERDGRPVFVALPEAQAGRPVAVDWPPATALIDEGRFALERAAPAVKAAP, from the coding sequence ATGAAGGTTCTCACCGTCCTGCTCGCCTTGTGGCCGCTGCTCGTGTCCGCCCAGGGCTGGAACAGCCGTCCGCTGTCGACGATCGCCCTCCACCCCGAATTCCGCGCCCCGGCCGCGGTGCATCCGCGCGAAGAGGCGAGCCTCGCGGCCGAAGTGGCGGCGCGCGTCGTCGCCCTGCCGGTGCGCGCAGGCGAAACCGCCGGGCGCGGCGCCGAACTGGCGCGCCTGGACGACGCCGCCTACCGCATCGAGCGCGAGCGCGGCCGGGCCCAGCTCGTCCTCGTCGAGCGCCGCATTGGCCTTGCCCGCGCCCAGCTCGAGCAGGCGCGCGCGCTGGCCGCGCGCGGTTTCATCAGCGCCGATGGCCTGCGCATCCGCGAAACCGAGCTCGGCGTCCTGCAAAGCGAGCGCGCCGCGGCCGCGGCCGCCCTGGCGGGGGCCGAGCTGGCGCTCGCGCGCTGCGTGATCCGCGCCCCCTTCGACGGCGTCGTGCGCGCGCGCCTGGCCGCGGTCGGCGATCTCGCCGCTCCCGGCACGCCCCTGTTGCGCTTCACCGCCAGCGCCGACGCCGAAGTGCGCGCGCAGGTGCCGGCCGCCCGGATCGACAGCCTGCTCGCCGCCAGCGGGTGGACTTTCGACGCCGGCGGCGGCAGCCATGCGCTGCGCCTGTTGCGGGTGTCGCCGCTGCTCGAGGCCGCGGGCCAGGTGCGCGAAGCGGTGTTCGCCGCCGCCGCCGCGTTGCCTCCCGGTCTCGCCGGCGAGCTGCGCTGGCGCAGCGCGCGCCCCCACCTGCCGCCGGCCTACGTGCAGCAGCGCGACGGCGTGCTCGGGGCCTGGGTCGAGCGCGACGGTCGGCCGGTCTTCGTCGCCCTCCCCGAAGCCCAGGCCGGCCGCCCGGTGGCGGTGGACTGGCCGCCCGCCACCGCGCTCATCGACGAGGGCCGCTTCGCCCTCGAGCGCGCCGCACCCGCAGTGAAGGCGGCGCCGTGA
- a CDS encoding efflux RND transporter permease subunit gives MKALYERLIGNAPLANIAFLMVLLGGLLSYLTMPRAQDPEINFNWVSIVTSLPGASAEDVERELTGPLEDAIRQVKDIRFVSSSSRESVSSILVRFDELSERRFDKRVNDLRREIQNKAAAELPPEAKDPVVVEITSSNGFPTAILVLHGAGGEPLRRAAFTMKKALEGLAGVDQVIAAGFDEPQLQVDFDPARVAAAGLSPVALADGVAAWFRNTLAGRVRVTDREWLARLEGKTPDPETLAQVAVVTPVGRVAVDEVAAVVRGHERADQLVSYNGRPAVLLSITKQAGANTLALVERLQGFAAERNPLLAGEGLQLTLIDDQTHATRQAIGVMETNALFGLAAVLGMCWVFLGSRLALLVGLGVPFALAGTFIAVDLIGSTLNLTVLLGVVIALGMLVDDAVVVVEAVYYRLQRGEAPAAAVVAAVGEVGLPVLSAVLTTVAAFLPLMLLPGILGKFMFVVPFVVTVGLLVSLLEAFWILPAHILGLRPEPARRRTRAQVLRERFTHVLRVKYARALVGVLRRPRLGLVALVLVMAVAGGAVAGGLVKVQFFAFDSKRLFYVSVDMPAGTPPERTLAAAERAAAVLAEAIDGTELRALASYAGLKFTDTEPVYGDQYGQVLVSLLPRGGGRRDTGEIVAAVRPRIEALQGEARYAFLEVKGGPPTAKPISVKLKSDDYPRLRAAADALRAEVARLPGVRDLTDDDVPGRNEMRLSLDREKLARAGVGAAEVARLLRLYGEGEVVATTRDAGEKVEVLVRARPETFADVTALLQRTVPLAGGGSVQLGELLGYELRLSKGYIRHYQLTRAITVEAELDRSQLDTVAANDRLKAAWAQLGAQYPGVELDFSGELEDIEESLDAMGKLFVLGLGLIYLILATQFRSYWQPFIILLTVPLAFTGVVFGLLVSGNPLSLYTLYGVIALTGIAVNSAIVLIDAANERRAAGMSVQHAAIYAGRRRVVPILITSTTTIGGLFSLAVGLGGKSLMWGPVAASIVWGLGFSTVLTLFAVPLVYRMAMRSRGA, from the coding sequence ATGAAGGCCCTCTACGAGCGCCTGATCGGCAACGCTCCGCTCGCCAACATCGCCTTCCTGATGGTGCTGCTCGGCGGGCTGCTGAGCTATCTGACGATGCCGCGGGCACAGGACCCGGAGATCAACTTCAACTGGGTCAGCATCGTCACCAGCCTGCCCGGGGCGTCGGCCGAAGACGTCGAGCGCGAGCTCACCGGGCCGCTTGAGGATGCGATCCGCCAGGTCAAGGACATCCGCTTCGTGTCCTCGTCGAGCCGCGAAAGCGTGTCCTCGATCCTGGTCCGCTTCGATGAGCTGTCCGAGCGCCGTTTCGACAAGCGCGTCAATGACTTGCGCCGCGAAATCCAGAACAAGGCGGCGGCCGAGTTGCCGCCCGAGGCGAAGGACCCGGTGGTGGTCGAGATCACCAGCTCGAACGGCTTCCCGACCGCGATCCTGGTGCTCCACGGGGCGGGCGGGGAGCCGTTGCGGCGCGCCGCGTTCACGATGAAGAAAGCGCTCGAAGGCCTCGCCGGGGTCGATCAGGTGATTGCCGCCGGTTTCGACGAGCCGCAGCTGCAGGTCGATTTCGATCCGGCGCGAGTGGCTGCGGCGGGGCTGTCGCCGGTCGCGCTCGCCGACGGAGTGGCGGCCTGGTTCCGCAACACCCTGGCCGGCCGGGTGCGGGTCACGGATCGGGAGTGGCTGGCGCGTCTCGAAGGCAAGACTCCCGACCCCGAGACCCTCGCCCAGGTGGCGGTGGTGACTCCCGTCGGGCGGGTGGCGGTGGATGAAGTGGCGGCGGTGGTGCGCGGCCATGAGCGTGCCGACCAACTGGTCAGCTACAACGGGCGGCCGGCGGTGCTGCTGTCGATCACCAAGCAGGCCGGCGCCAACACCTTGGCGCTGGTCGAGCGCCTGCAGGGTTTCGCCGCTGAGCGCAACCCCTTGCTTGCCGGTGAGGGACTGCAGCTGACGCTGATCGACGACCAGACCCATGCCACCCGCCAGGCGATCGGAGTGATGGAGACGAACGCGCTGTTCGGCCTCGCCGCGGTGCTGGGGATGTGCTGGGTCTTCCTCGGCTCGCGCCTCGCGCTGCTGGTCGGGCTGGGGGTGCCGTTCGCGCTCGCCGGTACCTTCATCGCCGTCGACCTGATCGGCTCGACCCTGAACCTGACCGTGCTGCTCGGCGTGGTGATCGCGCTCGGCATGCTGGTCGATGACGCGGTGGTGGTGGTGGAGGCGGTCTATTACCGCCTGCAGCGCGGCGAAGCGCCGGCCGCGGCGGTGGTCGCGGCCGTGGGCGAAGTGGGCCTGCCGGTGCTGAGCGCGGTGCTGACCACGGTCGCCGCCTTCCTGCCGCTGATGCTGCTCCCCGGCATCCTCGGCAAGTTCATGTTCGTGGTGCCGTTCGTGGTCACCGTCGGCCTGCTGGTGAGCCTGCTCGAGGCGTTCTGGATCCTGCCCGCGCACATCCTCGGCCTGCGTCCGGAGCCTGCCCGCCGGCGCACCCGGGCGCAGGTGCTGCGTGAGCGCTTCACTCACGTGCTGCGGGTGAAGTACGCCCGCGCCCTGGTCGGCGTGCTGCGCCGGCCGCGCCTCGGGCTGGTCGCGCTGGTGCTGGTGATGGCGGTGGCGGGGGGCGCGGTGGCGGGCGGGCTGGTGAAGGTCCAGTTCTTCGCCTTCGATTCGAAGCGCCTGTTCTACGTCAGCGTCGACATGCCCGCCGGCACCCCCCCCGAGCGCACGCTGGCCGCCGCCGAGCGGGCCGCCGCGGTGCTCGCGGAGGCGATCGACGGCACCGAGCTGCGCGCCCTCGCCAGCTACGCCGGGCTGAAGTTCACCGACACCGAGCCGGTGTATGGCGACCAGTACGGGCAGGTGCTGGTTTCCCTGCTGCCGCGCGGCGGGGGGCGGCGCGACACCGGGGAGATCGTCGCCGCCGTCCGCCCGCGGATCGAGGCACTGCAGGGCGAGGCGCGCTACGCCTTCCTCGAAGTAAAGGGCGGGCCGCCGACGGCGAAGCCGATCTCGGTGAAGCTGAAGTCCGACGACTACCCCCGGCTGCGCGCCGCGGCCGATGCGCTGCGCGCCGAAGTGGCGCGCCTGCCCGGCGTCCGCGATCTCACCGACGACGACGTTCCCGGGCGCAACGAGATGCGCCTGTCGCTCGACCGCGAGAAGCTCGCCCGTGCCGGCGTCGGCGCGGCCGAAGTCGCGCGCCTGCTGCGCCTCTACGGCGAAGGCGAAGTCGTCGCCACCACCCGCGACGCCGGGGAGAAGGTGGAAGTGCTGGTGCGCGCCCGCCCCGAGACCTTCGCCGACGTCACCGCGCTGCTGCAGCGCACGGTGCCGCTGGCCGGCGGCGGCAGCGTGCAGCTGGGTGAGCTGCTCGGGTACGAGCTGCGCCTGTCGAAAGGCTACATCCGCCACTACCAGCTCACCCGCGCGATCACCGTCGAGGCCGAACTCGACCGCAGCCAGCTCGACACCGTGGCCGCCAACGACCGTCTGAAGGCGGCCTGGGCGCAGCTCGGGGCGCAATACCCCGGCGTCGAGCTCGACTTCTCCGGCGAGCTCGAGGACATCGAGGAAAGCCTCGATGCGATGGGCAAGCTCTTCGTCCTCGGCCTGGGCCTGATCTACCTGATCCTCGCCACCCAGTTCCGCAGCTACTGGCAGCCCTTCATCATCCTGCTGACGGTGCCGCTGGCGTTTACCGGAGTGGTGTTCGGGCTGCTGGTGTCGGGCAACCCGCTGTCGCTGTACACCCTGTACGGAGTCATCGCCCTGACCGGGATCGCGGTCAACTCGGCGATCGTGCTGATCGATGCCGCCAACGAGCGCCGCGCCGCCGGGATGAGCGTGCAGCACGCCGCGATCTATGCTGGGCGGCGGCGGGTGGTGCCGATCCTGATCACGTCCACCACCACCATCGGCGGCCTGTTCTCGCTCGCGGTGGGGCTGGGAGGCAAATCCCTGATGTGGGGGCCGGTGGCGGCGAGCATCGTCTGGGGGCTGGGGTTTTCCACGGTGCTGACGCTGTTCGCGGTGCCGTTGGTGTATCGGATGGCGATGCGGTCGCGGGGGGCTTGA
- a CDS encoding sensor domain-containing protein, with product MSEPARRHRPARRALLVALAYALGAGLWIAFSDAWLALLASEPGRYAQLQTWKGGGFVAVTAALLFVLLLAQFRTIEASSARARRLAERLKLTLASVDDLLFVFDADNRIVEHYPAEHPLLFIPPSAFHGQPVDKIGLPAEVGAAYLAALAAVRGEGRARTIDYPLTFGGQRRWFSARLSPMTREAGAGSGADVLAVVREITDLKGSEQRFRALFEDVEHIAVQGYDEDRRVLFWNAASERLYGYRREEALGRRFDELIVPPEARAQVQRLHRAWIEGGQPIPAGEIETLAKDGSRIPVFSSHALLRNARGGLEMYCVDIDLRAQAEAREQLRLAAQVFENSGEAILIVDAGHRVIAANRAFSRISGYAEAEVLGCEPAFLCGGDGDEAAALAGIWAAVGEQGHWQGEVRSRRRDDTPYPAWLVASAVRDRGGALTHYIVIFADIGERKAIEARLAYLAHHDVLTGLPNRMLARDRLEQALALAARTQQRVALMFLDLDHFKMINDTLGHSVGDALLKSVATRLEGCVRRSDTVSRQGGDEFLIVLTALSELESVSRIATDILDAMAPGFEVDGHVLACSFSIGIALYPDDGADFDTLLLKADTAMYHAKEAGRNAYRFFTERMNAEARERLQIQNLLRGAAERGELSLHYQPQFDLGSREVACVEALLRWNSAELGQVSPARFIPVAEESGLIVPLGEWALREACRQAESWRRTGFAVPVAVNLSALQFHRSDPVELLERVLAESGLPAAQLELELTESVLVQDGGGVTLERLRRLKALGVSLAIDDFGTGFSSLAYLRRFPIDKLKIDQAFVCDISTDPEDAAIVNLVIELGRILKIRTVAEGVENEAQLRFLRERGCTLAQGYLFARPLTAAQFEAQYRAPR from the coding sequence ATGAGCGAGCCCGCCCGCCGCCACCGTCCCGCCCGCAGAGCGCTGCTGGTGGCGCTCGCCTATGCGCTCGGTGCGGGATTGTGGATCGCCTTTTCCGACGCCTGGCTGGCGCTGCTGGCGAGCGAGCCGGGGCGCTACGCCCAACTGCAGACCTGGAAAGGGGGCGGCTTCGTCGCCGTCACCGCCGCCCTGCTGTTCGTGCTGCTGCTGGCGCAGTTCCGCACGATCGAGGCCTCGAGTGCGCGCGCCCGCCGCCTGGCCGAGCGCCTCAAGCTGACGCTGGCCTCGGTGGATGACCTGCTCTTCGTGTTCGACGCCGACAACCGTATCGTCGAACACTACCCGGCGGAGCATCCGCTGCTGTTCATTCCGCCCTCGGCATTCCACGGCCAGCCGGTGGACAAGATCGGCCTCCCCGCCGAAGTGGGCGCGGCCTACCTCGCCGCGTTGGCGGCGGTGCGCGGCGAGGGCCGGGCGCGGACCATCGACTACCCGTTGACCTTCGGCGGCCAGCGGCGCTGGTTCAGCGCCCGGTTGTCGCCGATGACGCGGGAGGCGGGGGCGGGAAGCGGGGCAGACGTGCTCGCAGTGGTGCGCGAGATCACCGACCTGAAGGGCAGCGAGCAGCGCTTCCGTGCGCTGTTCGAGGACGTCGAGCACATCGCCGTCCAGGGCTACGACGAAGACCGCCGCGTGCTGTTCTGGAATGCGGCGAGCGAGCGCCTCTACGGCTATCGCCGGGAGGAGGCGCTCGGGCGCCGTTTCGACGAACTGATCGTGCCCCCGGAGGCGCGCGCGCAGGTGCAGCGCCTGCATCGCGCCTGGATCGAAGGCGGGCAGCCGATTCCCGCCGGCGAGATCGAAACGCTGGCCAAGGACGGCAGCCGGATCCCGGTGTTCTCGAGCCACGCGCTGCTGCGCAATGCGCGCGGCGGCCTCGAAATGTACTGCGTCGACATCGACCTGCGGGCGCAGGCCGAAGCGCGCGAGCAGCTGCGCCTGGCCGCCCAGGTCTTCGAAAACAGCGGCGAGGCGATCCTGATCGTCGACGCCGGGCACCGGGTGATCGCCGCCAACCGGGCATTCAGCCGCATCAGCGGCTATGCCGAGGCGGAGGTGCTCGGCTGCGAGCCCGCCTTCCTGTGCGGCGGGGACGGCGACGAAGCGGCCGCGCTGGCCGGGATCTGGGCCGCGGTCGGGGAGCAGGGCCACTGGCAGGGCGAGGTGCGCAGCCGGCGGCGGGACGACACGCCGTATCCGGCGTGGCTGGTGGCGAGCGCGGTGCGCGACCGGGGGGGCGCCCTGACGCATTACATCGTGATTTTCGCCGACATCGGCGAGCGCAAGGCGATCGAGGCCCGGCTCGCCTACCTGGCCCACCACGACGTGCTCACCGGGCTGCCGAACCGGATGCTGGCGCGCGACCGCCTGGAGCAGGCGCTGGCGCTGGCGGCGCGCACCCAGCAGCGGGTGGCGCTGATGTTCCTCGACCTCGATCACTTCAAGATGATCAACGACACCCTCGGCCACAGCGTCGGCGATGCCCTGCTGAAGTCCGTGGCGACCCGGCTGGAGGGCTGCGTGCGGCGCAGCGACACGGTCAGCCGCCAGGGCGGGGACGAGTTCCTGATCGTGCTCACCGCACTGAGCGAGCTCGAGAGCGTGTCGCGCATCGCCACCGACATCCTCGACGCGATGGCGCCCGGCTTCGAGGTCGACGGCCATGTGCTGGCCTGCAGCTTTTCGATCGGGATCGCGCTCTACCCCGACGATGGCGCCGACTTCGACACCTTGCTGCTGAAAGCCGACACTGCGATGTACCACGCCAAGGAAGCGGGGCGGAACGCCTACCGCTTCTTCACCGAGCGCATGAATGCCGAAGCCCGCGAGCGGCTGCAGATCCAGAACCTGCTGCGCGGCGCCGCGGAACGCGGCGAGCTGTCCCTGCACTACCAGCCCCAGTTCGATCTGGGCTCGCGCGAAGTGGCCTGTGTCGAGGCCCTGCTGCGCTGGAACAGTGCCGAACTCGGGCAGGTGTCGCCGGCGCGCTTCATTCCCGTCGCCGAGGAAAGCGGACTGATCGTGCCGCTCGGCGAATGGGCGCTGCGCGAGGCGTGCCGCCAGGCCGAGAGCTGGCGCCGGACCGGGTTCGCGGTGCCGGTGGCGGTCAATCTTTCGGCCCTCCAGTTCCACCGCAGCGACCCGGTGGAACTGCTCGAACGGGTGCTCGCCGAGAGCGGCCTGCCGGCCGCGCAACTCGAACTGGAGCTGACCGAGTCGGTCCTGGTGCAGGACGGCGGGGGCGTCACCCTCGAGCGCCTGCGCCGGCTGAAGGCGCTGGGGGTGAGCCTGGCGATCGACGACTTCGGCACCGGTTTTTCCAGCCTCGCCTACCTGCGCCGCTTCCCGATCGACAAGCTGAAGATCGACCAGGCCTTCGTGTGCGACATTTCCACCGACCCGGAGGACGCGGCGATCGTCAACCTGGTCATCGAACTCGGCCGCATCCTGAAGATCCGGACGGTCGCCGAAGGGGTGGAGAACGAGGCGCAGCTGCGCTTTCTCCGCGAGCGCGGCTGTACCCTGGCCCAGGGCTATCTTTTCGCCCGGCCGCTGACGGCGGCGCAATTCGAGGCACAATACCGCGCCCCGCGCTGA